One Lacticaseibacillus rhamnosus genomic window carries:
- a CDS encoding beta/alpha barrel domain-containing protein, producing the protein MKKFDLIQRILASGALAVVRAKPKRVLEIAEGIVGGGIPVMEISYTNSDAPEAIDLVHQRLGDRILVGAGTVNNGATAKDAISHGVGFLYSPIFDQEVMSLANEYQIPYAPGCSTVTEAVHAMRAGATFIKYFPYGGLLGPDIIKTIKTPIPEMPLLESGGVDASNVQQWFKAGVEVVGIGSALSKGTSQEIEASAQAIRQEIDAFRSAAK; encoded by the coding sequence TTGAAAAAATTTGACTTAATCCAAAGAATTCTAGCTAGTGGCGCGCTTGCAGTTGTACGCGCAAAGCCAAAGCGAGTGTTGGAAATTGCAGAAGGTATTGTTGGCGGCGGCATTCCCGTAATGGAAATTAGTTATACTAACTCGGATGCGCCAGAAGCAATAGATCTTGTGCATCAACGTTTGGGTGACAGAATTCTGGTTGGCGCGGGGACTGTGAACAATGGTGCGACTGCAAAGGATGCTATTTCGCACGGTGTAGGCTTTTTATACTCCCCTATCTTTGATCAGGAGGTCATGAGCTTAGCAAACGAATATCAGATTCCTTACGCACCAGGCTGCTCAACTGTTACCGAAGCGGTGCACGCCATGAGAGCAGGGGCAACGTTCATTAAATACTTTCCTTATGGTGGATTATTGGGGCCGGATATTATTAAGACAATCAAGACGCCAATTCCCGAGATGCCATTGTTAGAATCAGGTGGTGTTGATGCTAGCAATGTCCAGCAGTGGTTTAAGGCAGGGGTCGAGGTTGTAGGCATTGGCAGTGCCTTATCAAAAGGTACTAGTCAGGAAATCGAAGCAAGTGCACAGGCTATTCGCCAAGAAATTGACGCGTTTCGGTCGGCAGCTAAATAA
- a CDS encoding BglG family transcription antiterminator, with translation MLDIKQLQIIDTMIQNPILTKTRLSEELDFTNRQIDYAIEKLNQQLVDNKMPQIDVDGAYINVPSESYQYLLNLRASENLTALSGYVLSNSERQLFLALLLACHKGYLALIHLQDYLQVSQSTISKDLRVLEQRLLNFQLRIHYDRRSGYRLEGSEDKIRSFMIKLVSKQLFKNHADLLTTCAQLIQQVDVSAKLTQISKLAHASEIDFVENRFLEFGYIFIFMLARLRIKKDYLPARAQKMNIQSTREYELAESLLNNEGIHNITATEYLTTIILCLSIGGLENMRADRNIFSVTNQFVQRFSDVSGIVFADNHKVTRQMFTHFRSMYYRLQFGYPITNPLTEQVIENYGEVFTLVAQAIQTFEDILGKVPDDEIAFLTIHLISFIYTSDNSKNDYVTAVIVCPNGIGSSALAYLQLTSLFPNIKFLKPFRYADLDSHLADADLIFSTFYRSELFAKGKPCFIIKPIMSAEEKYNLIQEVNTRMSSSTLTIPTLNSVMEIVARTVKNTKQLGQIRRELDVNLFKPKVHQENMKLTLIDVLEEEDIQLGVKVDTPEEAIRIAAKPLKAKGAINQHYVEKMISPDDGHSLDAYIISPGVALPHTDPKNGAQRVAIGITTLEKPVFFSQAKSEKVKFIFVLSAVNPTDHLMVLQDLMDLLGDANFMKLLADKKTDSRKVMQYLREKKVKQS, from the coding sequence ATGCTTGATATAAAGCAATTACAAATCATCGACACAATGATTCAGAATCCTATTTTGACTAAGACTAGATTAAGCGAGGAACTCGACTTTACAAATCGTCAAATAGATTATGCAATCGAAAAGCTGAACCAGCAGCTTGTAGATAACAAAATGCCGCAGATTGATGTTGATGGCGCATATATTAATGTCCCGAGTGAGTCGTATCAATACTTACTGAATTTACGCGCCTCTGAAAATCTGACAGCACTCTCCGGTTATGTTCTAAGCAACTCAGAACGCCAATTGTTTCTTGCACTGCTATTGGCTTGCCATAAAGGGTATTTAGCGCTTATACATCTTCAAGATTACTTGCAGGTAAGTCAGTCGACCATATCCAAGGATCTTAGAGTGCTGGAGCAACGACTCCTGAACTTTCAGCTTAGAATTCATTATGATCGTCGTTCGGGCTACAGGCTAGAAGGCTCTGAGGATAAGATACGAAGCTTTATGATTAAGTTAGTTTCTAAACAGTTGTTTAAAAACCATGCTGATTTGTTAACGACATGTGCTCAATTGATTCAGCAGGTTGATGTCAGTGCCAAACTGACGCAAATTTCAAAGCTGGCTCATGCCAGCGAAATTGATTTTGTGGAAAATCGTTTTCTTGAATTTGGCTATATCTTTATCTTTATGTTGGCGCGGTTGCGGATTAAGAAGGATTATTTACCTGCTCGGGCACAAAAGATGAATATACAGAGCACTCGGGAATATGAGCTTGCTGAATCTTTGTTGAACAACGAAGGCATTCATAATATTACCGCAACAGAGTATCTAACAACGATTATTTTATGTCTTAGCATTGGTGGCTTAGAGAATATGCGGGCAGATCGCAACATCTTTTCGGTTACCAATCAATTTGTCCAGAGGTTTTCAGACGTTTCTGGGATCGTCTTTGCAGATAATCATAAGGTTACTAGACAAATGTTCACTCATTTTAGATCAATGTATTATCGATTACAGTTTGGGTATCCTATTACGAATCCCTTAACGGAACAGGTGATCGAAAATTATGGGGAAGTTTTCACCTTAGTTGCTCAAGCTATCCAAACGTTTGAGGACATCCTTGGCAAAGTGCCTGATGATGAGATTGCGTTTTTGACGATTCACCTGATTAGCTTTATCTACACAAGTGATAACTCGAAGAATGATTATGTAACAGCCGTCATTGTTTGTCCTAATGGCATTGGTAGTTCGGCCTTAGCCTATCTGCAATTAACCAGTTTGTTTCCTAATATAAAATTTCTGAAACCTTTTCGTTATGCAGATTTGGATAGTCACTTAGCTGACGCAGACTTGATCTTTTCAACATTTTATAGGAGCGAGCTTTTTGCTAAAGGTAAACCATGTTTCATTATCAAGCCGATCATGTCAGCTGAGGAAAAATATAATCTTATTCAGGAAGTCAACACTCGAATGTCATCAAGCACATTGACTATCCCCACGTTAAACTCCGTGATGGAAATTGTCGCACGAACTGTCAAGAATACTAAGCAGTTAGGACAGATTCGCAGAGAACTGGATGTTAACTTGTTTAAGCCAAAAGTTCACCAAGAAAACATGAAGCTTACGTTGATTGATGTTTTAGAAGAGGAAGATATTCAATTGGGCGTCAAAGTCGATACGCCTGAAGAAGCCATTCGGATTGCTGCCAAGCCATTGAAGGCCAAAGGTGCAATCAATCAGCACTATGTTGAAAAGATGATATCTCCTGATGATGGGCATTCTTTAGACGCTTATATTATTTCACCGGGCGTTGCACTGCCGCATACAGATCCTAAAAATGGTGCACAAAGAGTCGCTATAGGTATAACGACTTTAGAGAAACCCGTTTTCTTTAGCCAAGCAAAAAGCGAAAAAGTAAAATTCATCTTTGTGTTAAGCGCGGTTAACCCTACTGACCACTTGATGGTGTTACAAGATTTAATGGATTTGTTGGGCGATGCCAATTTTATGAAACTGTTAGCAGATAAGAAGACAGATTCGCGAAAGGTAATGCAGTATTTACGTGAAAAGAAAGTAAAACAGAGTTGA
- a CDS encoding winged helix-turn-helix transcriptional regulator produces the protein MPACTSTTAKKCPATQLLQAISGKWKAIILYRFTQQAKWHFGELNASIPPCSTRMLARQLAALCTDGLIQKEILSQEPLTTVYRLTARGETVKPVIEGMAEWIKF, from the coding sequence ATGCCAGCTTGCACATCGACCACCGCAAAAAAATGTCCAGCAACCCAGCTACTACAAGCCATCTCCGGCAAATGGAAAGCAATCATTCTGTACCGCTTCACCCAACAAGCTAAGTGGCACTTCGGTGAACTAAACGCCAGCATTCCACCTTGTTCAACTCGCATGTTAGCTCGCCAACTCGCGGCACTATGCACTGATGGCCTAATTCAAAAAGAGATTCTCTCGCAAGAACCTCTGACTACTGTTTATCGGTTGACAGCTCGTGGTGAGACGGTGAAGCCGGTTATTGAGGGGATGGCGGAATGGATAAAGTTTTAG
- a CDS encoding nitroreductase, whose amino-acid sequence MNSIAPYYQRHSTRLFTDQPVPRETLTEVIRTANHAPSWENSQPWKVYLAIGKTANAIRAEHFKAVQAHRKSWTEVTPPLAWQKTAQANIDHWQASTANFFNETEAHAFHQAGPMLYRAPALIYLTIPRAASAYSAYDAGAFGYGVLLAAAANGLGSIPAYEIIRYPEEIHAHFDIPDDEVLLMGIAIGYPAKSKINELRTDRRSLGDFVQISD is encoded by the coding sequence GTGAATTCGATTGCCCCTTATTATCAGCGGCACTCTACTCGGTTGTTTACTGACCAACCAGTACCGCGAGAAACGCTTACGGAAGTTATTCGAACGGCTAATCATGCACCTTCATGGGAAAACTCACAGCCGTGGAAGGTTTACCTGGCGATTGGCAAGACAGCAAATGCCATTCGGGCCGAGCATTTTAAGGCTGTTCAGGCTCATCGGAAAAGTTGGACTGAGGTGACGCCGCCGCTTGCTTGGCAAAAAACAGCGCAGGCAAATATTGATCATTGGCAAGCCTCCACAGCTAATTTCTTCAATGAAACCGAAGCACATGCATTTCATCAGGCGGGGCCGATGCTTTATCGTGCTCCGGCGTTAATTTATTTAACCATCCCGCGGGCTGCTTCGGCGTATTCAGCTTATGATGCAGGTGCGTTTGGTTATGGGGTACTTTTGGCTGCTGCTGCGAATGGGCTTGGGTCAATACCTGCTTATGAGATCATTCGTTATCCCGAAGAAATTCACGCGCATTTTGATATTCCGGATGATGAGGTCTTGTTGATGGGAATTGCCATCGGTTATCCAGCGAAAAGTAAAATCAACGAATTACGCACAGATCGCCGTTCGCTAGGTGACTTTGTGCAAATAAGTGACTAG
- a CDS encoding YvrJ family protein — protein MDKELLTYVLDQAVGVVIAVILLTRIERRLDTLITHIETFMAKLDGKQLR, from the coding sequence ATGGATAAAGAATTATTGACGTATGTATTAGATCAGGCAGTCGGTGTTGTCATTGCCGTGATTTTACTCACGCGTATTGAACGGCGCCTCGACACGCTGATCACACATATCGAAACGTTCATGGCCAAGCTTGATGGCAAGCAATTACGGTAG
- a CDS encoding GH25 family lysozyme yields the protein MAMLMADVSSWQPDSDSWFRKLADLGVKAVVVKLTEGTTYQNPKAAAQLAAGRRMGMQVHAYHYAHFHNSAEAVAEGRFFGVTARALGVSTQSVMAADVEAPDLNGELTGLTNVFIQTVKALGYPHTDLYTMANWMKTRRFDRVALIPKNLWIASYGVDQPGINNVGTWQFTNNFHGLGVDMSYDFFGHYTTRLTGNLNGGVARVPTIRYHTVLAGESWWAIADRYGLNMYKLAALNGKTIYSVIHPGDQLRLN from the coding sequence ATGGCGATGTTAATGGCAGATGTAAGCAGTTGGCAGCCGGATTCGGATAGCTGGTTTCGCAAGTTGGCTGATCTGGGTGTCAAGGCGGTGGTCGTCAAACTGACAGAAGGAACGACTTACCAGAATCCTAAGGCGGCGGCACAGTTGGCGGCTGGGCGCAGGATGGGGATGCAGGTGCACGCTTATCACTATGCCCATTTTCATAACAGTGCCGAAGCCGTTGCAGAAGGACGTTTCTTCGGCGTCACGGCCCGCGCGCTGGGCGTGTCGACGCAAAGTGTGATGGCAGCGGATGTTGAAGCACCTGATTTGAATGGGGAGCTGACGGGGCTGACGAATGTTTTCATTCAGACGGTCAAAGCGCTAGGGTATCCACACACAGACCTGTATACAATGGCGAATTGGATGAAAACCAGACGCTTTGATCGCGTGGCATTGATTCCTAAGAACCTGTGGATTGCGAGTTATGGCGTTGATCAGCCGGGCATCAATAATGTCGGGACCTGGCAGTTTACCAATAACTTTCACGGCTTAGGGGTGGATATGAGTTATGACTTTTTCGGTCACTACACCACGCGCTTGACCGGTAACCTCAATGGCGGCGTGGCGCGCGTTCCCACGATTCGCTATCACACGGTTTTGGCAGGCGAAAGCTGGTGGGCGATTGCAGATCGATATGGCTTGAATATGTACAAGCTCGCGGCCCTCAATGGTAAGACGATCTACAGTGTGATTCATCCGGGCGATCAGCTGCGGTTGAATTAA
- a CDS encoding TetR/AcrR family transcriptional regulator has product MVLATFQHLDQTKQQRVLAALVTEFSQHPLAQAQVARIVKQADIARGAFYKYFSDLKDAYQYAFKAVIGRLHMGIAGPEMRRDPYAATAAFLHEADESQDRDFIRMHFTKNSGLVTVGQPPIPADAIEWAVATLCHSAISEALANPEQADLILKHLKAALNQLQVKE; this is encoded by the coding sequence ATGGTTTTAGCAACGTTCCAACATTTAGATCAAACAAAACAGCAACGGGTTCTGGCTGCGTTGGTGACCGAATTTTCGCAGCATCCGTTGGCACAGGCGCAGGTGGCGCGGATTGTGAAGCAGGCTGACATTGCGCGTGGGGCGTTTTATAAATATTTCAGTGATTTAAAAGATGCGTATCAATATGCGTTTAAAGCCGTGATCGGGCGGTTGCATATGGGCATTGCGGGTCCGGAAATGCGGCGTGATCCGTATGCTGCCACCGCGGCGTTCTTGCACGAAGCTGATGAAAGTCAGGATCGTGATTTCATCCGCATGCATTTTACCAAAAACAGCGGGTTGGTGACGGTTGGGCAGCCCCCGATTCCAGCCGATGCGATTGAATGGGCGGTAGCGACCTTATGCCACAGCGCGATTTCCGAGGCGCTGGCCAACCCAGAACAGGCGGATTTGATTTTGAAGCATCTAAAAGCAGCACTTAACCAGCTGCAAGTGAAGGAGTGA
- a CDS encoding ABC transporter permease yields MYLSLKEIWHEKLRYGLIIAMILLVTYLVFILSALANGLAQQNTQAIESWDTSRVVLAKDSDINLSQSLLTSEQTKDLKLGKSQAYVGTIGAVATSSQHKEIRSTMIGLDWNQYIGKDMKLVSGHRVQNDHQVVVDTQFKNEGYALGDKIRLSTKGDRYTIVGFTENAKMSVAPVVYGTMTTWRTLHNLPTSFTASGIISKTADFKINTSDLKTYSANTFIQKLPGYSAQNSTFTFMIGFLFVISLIVIAVFLYILTMQKLPNYAVLRAQGVPARTLVATTIDQALILVSLGLVLGGALTAMTAKFMPLGVPMIFSAGLSIAVILGILLTGFLGAIIPVRTILKVDPVTAIGG; encoded by the coding sequence ATGTATCTCTCATTAAAAGAAATTTGGCATGAAAAATTACGTTATGGTTTAATTATCGCCATGATTCTGCTGGTCACCTATCTGGTGTTCATTCTCAGCGCGCTGGCAAACGGGCTGGCGCAGCAAAATACCCAGGCGATTGAATCCTGGGACACGTCCCGAGTCGTTTTGGCCAAGGATTCCGACATTAACTTAAGCCAGTCCTTGTTGACGTCTGAACAGACCAAGGATCTCAAGCTAGGTAAAAGTCAGGCCTATGTCGGAACAATCGGCGCGGTGGCAACGAGCAGCCAGCACAAAGAGATCCGCTCCACGATGATTGGTTTGGATTGGAATCAATATATTGGCAAGGACATGAAGCTGGTCAGTGGTCACCGAGTTCAAAACGACCATCAAGTGGTGGTGGACACGCAATTCAAGAATGAAGGTTACGCGCTGGGCGACAAGATTCGCTTGAGTACCAAAGGCGATCGCTACACCATTGTCGGGTTTACCGAGAACGCCAAGATGAGTGTGGCGCCGGTTGTCTATGGCACGATGACCACCTGGCGTACCTTGCACAATCTGCCGACCAGTTTTACCGCCAGTGGGATCATCTCCAAGACGGCCGATTTTAAAATCAACACCAGCGATCTTAAGACGTATTCGGCCAACACGTTTATTCAGAAACTCCCAGGGTATTCGGCGCAAAATAGCACCTTCACCTTTATGATTGGGTTCCTGTTTGTCATTTCACTGATCGTCATTGCTGTTTTCCTTTACATTTTGACCATGCAAAAACTGCCAAACTACGCGGTATTGCGGGCCCAAGGTGTACCAGCACGGACTTTGGTTGCGACCACGATTGATCAGGCGTTGATTCTAGTCAGTCTGGGACTCGTTTTAGGCGGCGCATTGACGGCGATGACAGCTAAGTTCATGCCGCTGGGTGTACCGATGATTTTCTCGGCGGGACTCAGCATTGCAGTTATCTTAGGCATCCTGCTCACCGGTTTTCTCGGTGCGATTATCCCCGTACGCACCATCTTAAAAGTTGATCCTGTTACCGCTATTGGAGGTTGA
- a CDS encoding ABC transporter ATP-binding protein — MPAIELKNIIKNFKTPTSDVEVLKNVNFSADAGSLSLVLGPSGSGKSTFLTIAGGIQTPTDGIVTTAGENLEQLSGKARDALRLDKIGFVLQSYNLVPYLTVGEQFKLVDKIKPKGNLSHAALSELLDDLGIANLVNQYPASLSGGQTQRVAIARALYPDPAIVLADEPTAALDSPRVAVVGQLLVDLAHKHNKAIVVVTHDVRLEKFADRKFTLLDGKLREGEPEYAA, encoded by the coding sequence ATGCCAGCAATCGAATTAAAAAACATCATTAAAAACTTTAAAACGCCAACCAGTGACGTTGAAGTGCTCAAGAACGTCAATTTCAGTGCCGATGCCGGCAGTCTCTCACTGGTACTCGGGCCATCTGGATCCGGGAAAAGCACCTTCCTAACCATTGCTGGGGGAATTCAAACCCCGACTGACGGGATTGTAACCACAGCCGGGGAAAATCTGGAACAACTTTCTGGCAAGGCACGAGATGCGTTGCGGTTGGACAAAATCGGCTTTGTTCTGCAGTCTTATAATTTGGTGCCGTATTTAACAGTCGGCGAGCAGTTTAAGCTGGTCGATAAAATCAAACCAAAAGGGAACCTTAGCCATGCAGCCCTTTCTGAGTTATTGGATGATTTGGGTATTGCAAACTTGGTCAATCAGTATCCGGCATCGTTATCAGGCGGCCAAACCCAGCGTGTTGCAATAGCGCGGGCGCTTTATCCGGATCCGGCGATTGTACTGGCGGATGAACCGACTGCGGCACTCGATAGCCCGCGGGTGGCAGTGGTTGGCCAGTTGTTGGTTGATCTTGCCCACAAGCATAACAAAGCGATTGTTGTCGTGACCCACGATGTTCGCCTTGAAAAGTTTGCTGATCGGAAGTTTACACTTTTGGATGGTAAGTTACGTGAAGGCGAACCGGAGTATGCGGCATAA
- a CDS encoding FAD-dependent oxidoreductase: MDKPKIIVVGASHGGHQSVLELLHRYPDAEITMFEAGDFVSFMSCGMELFLEDQVTDVNDVRNFRPDDLIKRGAHVFSNHEVTAINADVKTVTVRDTKNGTAQDYPYDKLILSSGVRPNSLPVPGNDLKNVFLMRGYDWATSIKAKLADPAVKHITVIGAGYIGIEAAEASRKAGKEVTLLDMIDRPLGTYLDPDMTDILAKELTDKGVELKLGVKIEAFTGDGAVSAVKTDAGEIATDLVIQAAGIQPATEWLKGTVSLDDRGFINTDPYLRTNLPDVYAIGDATLVYSVPAQQKVPIALATVARREARYLAANIFAEHPARPFGGVVGSSALSVFDYHFAASGLNTFTAGRSNVQVDTAFYADSLRPAYVPEANGNPQVCVNLVFDPQTHRLLGGAVLSTYDVTAQGNVLALAIQHGLTLEDLAEADFFFQPGFDRQWSLLNLAAQHALGEPRF; the protein is encoded by the coding sequence GTGGACAAGCCAAAGATCATTGTTGTTGGGGCATCACACGGCGGTCACCAAAGCGTTCTGGAATTATTGCATCGGTATCCGGATGCAGAAATTACCATGTTTGAAGCGGGTGACTTTGTTTCGTTTATGTCCTGCGGGATGGAATTATTCTTAGAAGATCAGGTCACAGATGTGAATGATGTTCGGAACTTCCGCCCTGATGATTTAATCAAACGTGGTGCGCATGTGTTCAGCAACCATGAAGTAACGGCCATCAACGCTGATGTCAAAACCGTTACTGTCCGCGACACGAAGAACGGCACGGCACAGGATTATCCTTACGACAAATTGATTCTGAGTTCAGGCGTGCGGCCGAACTCACTACCGGTACCAGGCAACGACTTGAAAAATGTTTTCCTGATGCGCGGTTACGATTGGGCAACCAGTATCAAAGCCAAACTTGCAGATCCGGCAGTCAAGCATATCACGGTGATCGGTGCCGGCTACATCGGGATTGAAGCCGCTGAAGCCAGTCGCAAAGCAGGTAAAGAAGTCACCTTGCTTGATATGATTGACCGGCCACTAGGTACCTATCTTGATCCGGACATGACCGACATCTTAGCTAAAGAGCTGACTGACAAAGGCGTTGAGCTGAAACTCGGTGTAAAAATCGAAGCGTTCACCGGCGATGGTGCAGTCAGCGCCGTGAAAACCGATGCTGGCGAAATTGCCACAGACCTTGTGATTCAAGCTGCTGGTATTCAACCAGCCACCGAATGGCTCAAGGGCACGGTTTCGCTAGACGATCGCGGTTTCATCAACACCGACCCATACCTGCGCACGAATTTGCCTGATGTTTACGCCATTGGTGATGCAACGCTGGTTTATTCCGTACCGGCACAGCAAAAAGTTCCGATTGCCTTGGCAACAGTTGCGCGGCGTGAAGCCCGTTATCTGGCGGCTAATATCTTTGCGGAACACCCGGCACGTCCGTTTGGCGGCGTTGTCGGTTCCAGCGCGTTGAGTGTATTTGATTACCACTTTGCAGCAAGCGGTCTGAATACGTTCACTGCCGGACGCTCAAATGTCCAAGTCGACACCGCATTTTACGCAGATTCCCTACGTCCGGCTTATGTTCCGGAAGCCAATGGTAATCCGCAAGTTTGCGTCAACCTTGTCTTTGATCCACAAACGCACCGGCTGCTTGGAGGCGCAGTTCTGTCCACTTACGACGTCACCGCGCAAGGCAATGTTTTGGCCTTAGCCATTCAACACGGCCTCACGTTGGAAGACTTAGCTGAAGCTGACTTCTTCTTCCAGCCAGGATTCGACCGGCAATGGAGCCTGCTCAACCTCGCCGCTCAACACGCACTAGGTGAACCACGCTTCTAG
- a CDS encoding Cof-type HAD-IIB family hydrolase: MIRLIAVDLDDTLLNSHKQLSPATVEGLQTALASGIKVVPCTGRPLPGVRTTLDALGLHGDDQYVIVQGGGVVQSTSGKIIAQKFMNHQDYKDFSTFATSVSAAGIDSNVLTPAGDVYTADRNISRYTVLQAWENHAGIKVREPQEMPDDFVIAKGILLGEPEQVANIQPQAEAEFGNRFTVIRSMPFMLEIMPQGVDKGWGLAQLTQHLGLKPADVIAFGDEHNDLDMFDFAGVSVAMANGQNVVKSHADYVTASNDDDGVVKALKHFKII; this comes from the coding sequence ATGATTCGTTTGATCGCAGTCGATTTGGATGACACATTATTGAATTCGCATAAGCAATTGTCACCGGCCACGGTCGAGGGTTTGCAAACGGCTCTGGCTTCCGGGATCAAAGTCGTGCCGTGTACCGGGCGGCCACTGCCAGGGGTACGGACAACGTTGGACGCGCTGGGGCTGCATGGTGATGATCAATATGTCATCGTTCAAGGTGGCGGTGTGGTTCAGAGTACCAGTGGGAAAATCATCGCGCAAAAATTCATGAACCATCAGGATTATAAAGACTTCTCGACTTTTGCAACCTCGGTATCGGCGGCCGGAATTGATAGCAACGTCTTAACCCCAGCCGGTGACGTCTACACCGCCGATCGGAACATCAGCCGGTACACAGTTTTGCAGGCATGGGAAAATCACGCTGGCATCAAGGTTCGCGAGCCTCAGGAGATGCCAGATGATTTTGTCATTGCAAAAGGTATCTTACTCGGCGAACCAGAGCAGGTGGCTAACATTCAACCGCAAGCCGAAGCCGAATTTGGCAATCGGTTTACCGTGATTCGCAGCATGCCGTTTATGCTGGAAATTATGCCACAAGGGGTCGATAAAGGCTGGGGGCTGGCGCAACTCACACAGCATCTGGGGCTAAAACCGGCCGACGTGATTGCTTTTGGCGATGAACACAATGACCTTGATATGTTTGATTTTGCCGGGGTAAGTGTGGCCATGGCAAACGGTCAGAATGTCGTCAAGAGCCATGCTGATTATGTAACCGCCAGCAATGATGACGATGGCGTTGTGAAGGCGCTAAAACATTTTAAAATTATCTAG